Part of the Deltaproteobacteria bacterium genome, GAAGGGTAAATATCATGCCCCTGGGATCGGCTGCCCTTGCAGGTACAAGTCTCCCCATTGACAGGGCGTATGTGGCCGGCTTACTCAAATTTCCGGAAATATCTCAAAACAGCATGGATGCCGTTTCAGACAGGGATTTTGTTGCCGAATTCATTTTTGCAGCTTCCGTAACTATGATGCATATGAGTCGTTTGTGTGAAGATATTATTCTATGGTCAACGGATGAGTTTAACTTCCTGGAAATATCGGATGCCTTTACCACGGGAAGCAGCATCATGCCGCAGAAAAAAAATCCTGATGTCGCAGAGTTAATTCGGGGTAAAACAGGACGCATGTACGGTAATCTTGTTGCCCTGTTGACTGTGATGAAGGGACTTCCCATGACATACAACAGGGATATGCAGGAGGATAAAGAGCCTCTCTTCGATTCCGTTGATACGGTAAAGCGGTGTTTGCGAATCCTTGCAGAGATGATTAAAAACGTAAAGTTCAACAGAACCAAGATGCGGAAAGATGCATCCGCAGGTTTTTCTACTGCCACCGACGTTGCAGAGTATCTTGTAACGAAAGGTGTCCCCTTTCGTGAATCTCACGGTATTGTAGGACGTCTTGTTCTTTATTGTCTGGAGAAGCGCAAAGCACTATCAGATCTGACGATGGATGAATTCCACCAGTTTCATGGGGCGTTTGAGGAAGATATTTATACCCGTATTGCGGTAGAAAGTGTTGTGAATGCAAGAAAATGTGTTGGTGGAACGTCTGAAGAAAAAGTTTTGATGCGGATCAGGGATATTGAAGGCGGAAAAAAATGGCAAAAGTAGGCCGGT contains:
- the argH gene encoding argininosuccinate lyase — protein: MKQNKPWGGRFREPADKLLETFTASIEFDKRLYRYDIEGSIAHARMLAQQGIISTKDEKVIVKTLKDILVDIEKGNFVFKPEDEDIHMAVEKALIERAGETGGRLHAGRSRNDQVSLDLRLYLRDEILQIVNLVSNLKLQFVKLAKREVGTIMPGYTHLQRAQPVLLSHYLLAFGEMLDRDEERLRECYRRVNIMPLGSAALAGTSLPIDRAYVAGLLKFPEISQNSMDAVSDRDFVAEFIFAASVTMMHMSRLCEDIILWSTDEFNFLEISDAFTTGSSIMPQKKNPDVAELIRGKTGRMYGNLVALLTVMKGLPMTYNRDMQEDKEPLFDSVDTVKRCLRILAEMIKNVKFNRTKMRKDASAGFSTATDVAEYLVTKGVPFRESHGIVGRLVLYCLEKRKALSDLTMDEFHQFHGAFEEDIYTRIAVESVVNARKCVGGTSEEKVLMRIRDIEGGKKWQK